The following DNA comes from Camelina sativa cultivar DH55 chromosome 14, Cs, whole genome shotgun sequence.
tctgaaatatttaatatttaaaaatggcaaaaatggAAATTATTGAGACAAatggcaaaaacaaaagatttggcTCAATAAATGGCATTCTGTATAAGAATCCCATAAAttttacaatcaactaaaaaaagagattttgggTCAAAAATGGCACTTTCAGCAATAATTCCTATAATTTTAGAAGTAGCGTCGTTCGTTAACTGTAAtcttacaaacttttttttttttaaccattgggccacaacaatcctggtgtgatggtgccttctacaaatggacttaccttctgccactgcactaaggtcacttcacaatCTTACAAACTTTTATTAGACCAACAAATCAAAATTGTGTGAATCTAAAGGTAACAACATATGGAGATGCTGGATTGGATTTTCAAATACAAATGCTCAATCTATCTagatatttatgttttcttttgtgttactTTCACGTTCCATGGTCACGATCAGCTTCTTTGTCTATCTGCGTCCACAATCTTTATTTGTGGTTCTGCTGTGTtcatattttgaatataaaaatttaaactgtGTAAATATGAACTAATAATAAACAAGAGTATTCcgataattttgaaaataaagccTTAATTTCTTGTGGATGTGGTGAAGTTGATATCTTTttgtggttatatatatttttgcctATCAAATTTGAACAATACATGTAGCCATCAAAATAGTATTTTGTTTGGTTGGCAAAGGGTTCACCCAAAATTTTCTGGATACCACAAATCTCATGAAGTGAAACTTCCTTTGGCCTTTTtccaaatttctttttttgagttAACCTTTTTtagaacataaaaataaattgaaaagaaaacaagaaaagaaaaaagatatatacGTCCAAAATGGCAAAATCACATATCACAATCTTTGTCTTTTTCAGGATcgtctttttcttgtttttttattattatgttattttcacgttttagtttagtttttttattgagAAAGCATAATAACATTGTCTAACCATAGCGGATTTACCAATACTTAGTCTATGGAATACTACAAGAAGCACCACATGATTTGCGCAGACGTAAACGTAAAGATCCATTctgatgaattttaaaattataaatgatttaaatgactatattaataaaaatgttataaaatctaattataaatacttcaaattaatttaagtggggaaaaaagaagatatgagctcttttaattaatgtttggttgaaaaaaaatatatgagtttgtaaacaaaatttagGTGAACTCAAATTTTAGATTCATAactttttttgaactttttaaagtATTGCagatttagaaaaacaaaaattttaaataaaacattaaatttgactttgacattataaatttatatataaatatgtgtatattttttacTGTTCGGCTAGGAGGCTAAATAATGTGTTGGCCTTCTTTGGGACATTTTAGATGTATTATTCCTGCAGCATGTCTACGTGCAATAACcgcaagaaaaaagaaaaattttaccACTAAGACTCTGATTGGTAAcagacttttaagactttaaaattatttaaagcaTTAACAGCTATATTTTTGCCAattacacttttatttttttttatttttttttaaagttttgaaagtcacttttttttccttccttgttttctcaaaatatttaaagcATCAAAATCATGttgtaaaactaaataattttaaaaacattctttttttctcctccattatatttaaaagctctccaaaaatatatttatcttttttacatactacatttttacaaattaattattctcgtttttttctctttcttttaagattcatttcaataataatttttatttttttcatcattatcTTTAATAATGGTGTAAAAGatttatgaaattcatcattAGTAAGAGAGTATCATTCAAAACAATGCATTAATAAgtgtttaatggatttttgACTGCTAGTATAACTACTCActtaaaaaaacattcaaaacaattaaaaatcaatcaaaaatcaatcaccaaaaacaaaagaaaaacaaaattttcaaacaaaatcatatatttgatcgacttacattttaaaaataataatttatcattaataaaatttatttttgttattaaattgcTATATGGATTAAATTctgacataatttatatttattaaaattatattattaatatttaatgataataataaaaatagctACAGCTTTAAAGGttgttggtaaacaatcagattttaacagttaaattttttacagtcaaagcatctacatCCAAATTCTCTatagctaaaattttaaagtcaaagtctcTACAGCCAAAAGTAACAGCCGCTACCAATCAGGGCCATATGTGCGATAACCcgcaaaaaaaagtttaccaGCAAGTCTATGtgttttctcttaaaaaaaactaagtaaCAACCCTCACTATGTGCGGGAAaaatcgatttaaaaaaaattattatcttagaaccaatatctgtttgtgtcaaacataatatgtaactaaagtttttatttatttattcaaagctgcATATTTTCGTGTAAATAATATGTTTCACTTgtgaaatctttgaatgtgtaagaTGTTTTATGgttgagaaaatattgataaaatgttactatttattgcaacatatcttttgtgtggtttaaaaaacaaattcatatctcttatattttattttgtaatcataacaattttgcatgtttcttatgtaaccataaccacatatactaaattactcggtagtttaattatttaattttattatatattagtaacaatcggattctaaactaatttttgttgaagataatctaatttattatttaatatttttgattaggctatttaaatctttttgaATTAGTTGGttttttaatatctataaatgacagattattaccaaaaaaccattatgaaaaaattaatgaaattccaaaattaacgtattcgtgtaagaatacatttcacccgtgaaatatgtgaacgtggtaaagaaaatatttataaaatgttacaatttatggcaatatatatttttgtgtgctttaaaaatcaaatttatatttatggttaatcgagtaactataacaattttgcataatctaataatcactcattttaaatatattatgctTTTTTGGGTaataaatttatctataatgataagggttattgtttcattcctttttaatagcacataaaTGAATGTACAATTAgaacgtatattcctattcagttatcaatatttctatttttaatgaataatcacactaaatgttgagattaaatAGTttactattgaaagcttgttatttaaattattatggtaataatactaacataaaaattacattttgtttttatatgattttgttaataagttatatgttctttatttttattaactttatattaattgatatgttttatagcctttttagaatattttacttatattgattttaagaaattaatagaaaattaatataactttgacttatatatttgtaagtaaattttagtgaaattttgcttTAAAATAGTAtgcaattatttaattaattttaatatgtgttatataaatttttgtgaGAAATGGtgatatatctaattattatttagttaattgtttttttggaaaaatataatagaatgttaatgtaattattattaagtagaaaatttaatagTATTTTGCTAAAAGATACACAGAGCGAGCTCTCTGACAGCAACACATCAACTTTTTCAAGAatgtgtttctctattaatatataaggtaTCTCTTGTTTCTCCACTAAGATCGAGATTTTTCCTATTAATGTGATTAGCCTACAACAATGCAAGAAAACACATGCAAAAactatttttgttgtaatacGTAATGGGTGGTTCgaacttacattttttttaggtGGTTCGAACTTACATATATAAGAGGTATCGTCTCATTTATGTTCATGTCTCATCAATATCTTTGCTTGAGACCTACTCCATCCAACCATATCCACCTCCTAGAGACCTTCAACCCCTTGGAGAAAAACTTTCTTCTATTACACTTCTTCTGTCTATTATATGATATACGTATAATATAGGCTATAGCCTATAGCTATGGAATTTCTGTAAAAAAAGACCTTCCAAATGGTATTTGTTTTGCAAGTTAATTTACTTGTCTGATTGTCTCAACTTGTAAAAAATACAGGTCAAATCTATGAAGTCGAACTTATTGTGCATGCAACACGACTTTTATACGAATTTTTAAGATATCAACAGTTAGAATTCCATAACGCATTATTCTATCATCATTTATAATTAGTGCTTTTAAATATTAGCAAggggagtattttttttttgaaaatactgAATATGaatatgttatttttagaatttcGTCACATCTAATTTAATTCtcttaaacaatattaatagtCTTTCTATATCGTAGTAATATGAAAATTGTTCTAATATCTATTGACATTTTGTAGCTATGAggtttaataaaacatttattcattttcttatgtTAGAAACTGATATGTATGtgaatcaaattaattaaattattgcaacaaaaataaaattctatttGAAAGTGCGATATCAACCCAAAACCAAATGAGAAACAGTCCTTCAAGAGCTAAACTATCCTTCAAAGTCAGATTTTAAGAGAAACAATCCAATGATGTGGGCACACCTAACCTTTCTACTAAGGTATGAAAGGAGTTCATTTTCTACTTTCCAATGTGACATGAAAAAGTATGTTGTTACAAAAATGTGAAACACACTAGAAGGTCGCGTTATATGAATTAATCGTTTATTAAGCTTTTAATAAATCATACTTCTCCACAATCATGTCAAAATGTTAATTAGAAACCCCCACCTTATCTAATGAAATACAAGCCAAATGgcatatttctttctttttattttaaNACTCTTGGGAACTCATTCCCACCCTACATGCTGCCTCTTTGTCTTAGTAATGGAAGGTCTAGTAATGGCAATTGAAGCTTTGTGCAATACAACACCTTCTCCAAGTGTCCTTTCAGGTTCTTGGTCTTCAAGACTCTCGTCTTGTCCAGCGTGTCAAGGTGGCTGACTATTTGGCAGTGGTCGGTCATCCTTCACCACGAGTGGACTCACTTTGTGTGGCAACTCTTTATCTACAGGACTTGTTGTTCCCTTTGTTTATCTTGTCACTTTTATGGTTTCAAGTCAAGCTTTAATGCTTGTTTCATGTACGTCTTAAAATCATTGTTTGTTNTtaccctttactttcttttattaGCCGTCCCTAGATGTAGCttcaccttttctttttgactcTTTGAAATTCTTCGTTCAAAATTGCACCaaagtttctttcttccttcattctaaaacattttaagAAAAGATTGCTTTTCTAAATagtcatatatgatatatcactACCATACTGCGACCATAAATACCCATAATGcagatataaaaaagaaaagaaaataagcaaTACCAATCTCGATTTTCATATTGTATAATGAAATATTCACACTAGAACCAACAACTTTTTGAAGCCGATGAAGGAATAGCCACATAAACTTGAATGATATTTATTACAGTAATTCCATGTCGGCGTTCCAGATCTAGGGTTTCGGGAACTGGGCCACTTATGGACTATGCATATATTGGATCATTTTCGAGTAATGGGCCTATTTTATCGAAAGCCCATGTTTGTATCTATCCATAATGTTCATTTGcgtttttttcttgtagataTTGGACGTGATCACAATCTGTTTTCCTCAATTAATGGGagattactattattaattttctcCTTGTTGGAGAGAGCTTTCCTACTAATAATCTTCATAATGATTAAAGTtcattatcaaattaaaattatggtGCAATTGTTGGTGGAAAATGACAGCTTATCgaataaatcttcaaaacttattttttctcACACAAATGGATGTACAAGTAGTTCTGAAATTGTTTGTAGTTACATTCCGGTTCCAAGGAACCGAGACTCTCCTAGGTCGCTCATTGGCCTATTTTGCACTCCCCGCACGGGCGTTTGGCAGTTTATTAGAGCCTCTCTTGACATGAGCTTAACTTCGTATTGTCGAACATCTTGTTACGTAGTGTGGCAAAGTGGTTTTATCTTGGACCTTTTTTCCGACACTCGACTCTTGGGAACTCATTCCCACCCTACATGCTGCCTCTTTGTCTTAGTAATGGAAGGTCTAGTAATGGCAATTGAAGCTTTGTGCAATACAACACCTTCTCCAAGTGTCCTTTCAGGTTCTTGGTCTTCAAGACTCTCGTCTTGTCCAGCGTGTCAAGGTGGCTGACTATTTGGCAGTGGTCGGTCATCCTTCACCACGAGTGGACTCACTTTGTGTGGCAACTCTTTATCTACAGGACTTGTTGTTCCCTTTGTTTATCTTGTCACTTTTATGGTTTCAAGTCAAGCTTTAATGCTTGTTTCATGTACGTCTTAAAatcattgtttgttgtttattttgtcCTCCTGTGTAAGTTTATTGGTGTATTTGGCTCCTTTTCAAAGGATGCTTGTAAACCTTTAATCGAATATAATGGAGTGTttgatggcaaaaaaaaaaattattacagtAATTCTACAGAATTATTACCGATACCATATCTAATTCCGCATAAGAAATGTACGGACgtaattatagttttaaacttacaaaattAGTTCAATCTAttatttttcatcaattaaACTTACGCCACTatttaaggtaaaaaaaaagttaggtaTGTTTAACTGATTggtatgatttatttttgtgccAAACTGATTGGTAACACTTTTATAAGTATAAGTTTtagtattgttttgaataaataaaatttaaatatagaattctggtttaaaattttattaaacaaaacttaataaaataaacataatatttctataatggagaaataaaaaaacttactgTAAATTTCATAACAAGTACATATTATGGTATCCAATATTGTTAGTCTTTTGTCAAATATGAGGagttcatatttttaatatacatgcCTATAACTTTGTATTTGTAATTCAAATatagaccaaacaaaaaatttcaataactaataaataaataaatattaaatacaaaaaaaaaattggtacaattattaaaatggaaaataatatattcaaaagaaactatcccttaaaatatatataacattaacTCAACTTAACACATGCCATTTTTCATATTTGGGGTTAAGGATAAATTAGGTCAATAAGACAGTTAAAAAACACAATAACTTAGGTAACTAATCACAATCAATATAAACTTAGCTACACATTTTGGAAATCgaattttgaggtttttgagatttacatgtttattcaattattttgatatgaatCGATAATTTGGTATATAAACAAGAGGTATATTCAAAAAGAGGtatatttaaaatctataaCTTTTGTAAAGATTCCATGTTCTGTAAACGTTGTAGCTGATGGTCTAGCAAAAGATACTAggataaaaaaaagtcagacTTTGTAATATTATGGAACAATGTATGTTAATTTttactaaatataaaattatattgctgacaaaaaaaatttgcttaAGGTAAAAAacgttaaaaatattatgaataataatttatttaatttatatatattaaatcttagatttttggttttttggttcgGCAACTTCGGTTTCGATTACCAAACTCATTTTAAATGGAAAGTTCAGTTGttgacataaaataaaaatagggcGAATCTACATGCTTGGGATGTGTTCGCAGTTTCTACAAAACTACTTCTCCAACGGATTCATTCATTCGTACTTTTGTTAAACAAATGgatgattatttaatttagtcAAGTCATAATAAGAATTAATagtaaatgagaaagaaaaaaaagatacacattaataataatttaaaagtcACAAATGGTCCCCATACGTGTGATTCGGCAGGATACTTCCCAAGAGGCATACCACTATAGGCTCTCTCCTATATAACTTCATCTCCACCAACGATGCATTTTCGTCCTCAGATCTCAATCTCActcacaagagagagagagaaaaggctTAGTCTTGTACAATATTCACGATTATACACTTTCTCTTTCCAACATGGCGGCCTCTGTAGATAATCGCCAATACGCTCGGCTCGAGCCAGGTTTAAACGGCGTGGTTCGTTCTTACAAACCTCCTGTTCCGGGCCGGTCCGATTCCCCTAAGGCAAACCAGAACCAAACCATCAACCAAACCGTGTTCTTGAAACCAGCGACGGTTCATGACGATGACGAAGACGTGTCGAGCGAAGACGAGAACGAGACTCACAACAGCAACGCCGTGTACTACAAGGAGATGATACGCAAATCCAACAGCGAGCTTGAGCCGTCGATCTTGGACCTGAGAGACGAATACACGGCTGATAGCTGGATCGAACGTAACCCTTCCATGGTCCGTCTCACAGGGAAACATCCCTTTAACTCCGAGGCGCCTCTTAACCGTTTAATGCATCACGGGTTTATCACCCCTGTCCCCTTGCACTACGTCCGTAACCACGGCCATGTCCCTAAGGCCAAATGGGCCGAATGGACGGTCGAAGTGACCGGATTCGTCAAACGGCCCATGAAATTCACCATGGACCAGCTCGTCTCCGAGTTCGCTTACCGAGAGTTCGCCGCGACGCTGGTTTGCGCGGGGAACCGCCGTAAGGAGCAGAACATGGTGAAGAAGTCAAAGGGATTCAACTGGGGATCCGCCGGGGTTTCCACCTCCGTCTGGCGTGGTGTCCCTCTCTGCGACGTATTGCGTCGCTGTGGGATCTTTAGCCGGAAAGGCGGCGCTCTCAACGTCTGCTTTGAAGGGTCGGAGGATCTCCCAGGTGGCGCCGGAACTAACGGTTCCAAATACGGAACGAGCATCAAGAAAGAGTATGCCATGGATCCATCAAGAGATATCATTTTGGCATATATGCAAAACGGAGAGTACCTAACACCAGACCACGGGTTTCCGGTTCGGATCATAATCCCCGGTTTCATCGGTGGTCGGATGGTTAAATGGTTGAAACGGATTATTGTCACAACTCAAGAATCCGACAATTTCTACCATTTCAAGGACAACAGAGTTCTACCTTCTCAAGTAGATGCCGAACTCGCCGACGAAGAaggtacacacacacacaaatcttTTTGCTTCAAGAATATTAATATAATCTTTGCAAACTTAAATATAGTCTTTtcaattattagttttatagCAATCGCATTGAAATGAACTAAACGACATGTTTCAAAGTTTCCGAACCTataggagaaaaaaacaaaaacaaaaaaaatcatactactattaaacaatgaaaaactaATGTTGGTGGATGATGTCAGCTTCAgtagtttatataataatttttttttcttgattttattttttggtgattaaatataaattgaagTTAATTTTTCCAGGTNGAAGCCGATGAAGGAATAGCCACATAAACTTGAATGATATTTATTACAGTAATTCCATGTCGGCGTTCCAGATCTAGGGTTTCGGGAACTGGGCCACTTATGGACTATGCATATATTGGATCATTTTCGAGTAATGGGCCTATTTTATCGAAAGCCCATGTTTGTATCTATCCATAATGTTCATTTGcgtttttttcttgtagataTTGGACGTGATCACAATCTGTTTTCCTCAATTAATGGGagattactattattaattttctcCTTGTTGGAGAGAGCTTTCCTACTAATAATCTTCATAATGATTAAAGTtcattatcaaattaaaattatggtGCAATTGTTGGTGGAAAATGACAGCTTATCgaataaatcttcaaaacttattttttctcACACAAATGGATGTACAAGTAGTTCTGAAATTGTTTGTAGTTACATTCCGGTTCCAAGGAACCGAGACTCTCCTAGGTCGCTCATTGGCCTATTTTGCACTCCCCGCACGGGCGTTTGGCAGTTTATTAGAGCCTCTCTTGACATGAGCTTAACTTCGTATTGTCGAACATCTTGTTACGTAGTGTGGCAAAGTGGTTTTATCTTGGACCTTTTTTCCGACACTCGACTCTTGGGAACTCATTCCCACCCTACATGCTGCCTCTTTGTCTTAGTAATGGAAGGTCTAGTAATGGCAATTGAAGCTTTGTGCAATACAACACCTTCTCCAAGTGTCCTTTCAGGTTCTTGGTCTTCAAGACTCTCGTCTTGTCCAGCGTGTCAAGGTGGCTGACTATTTGGCAGTGGTCGGTCATCCTTCACCACGAGTGGACTCACTTTGTGTGGCAACTCTTTATCTACAGGACTTGTTGTTCCCTTTGTTTATCTTGTCACTTTTATGGTTTCAAGTCAAGCTTTAATGCTTGTTTCATGTACGTCTTAAAatcattgtttgttgtttattttgtcCTCCTGTGTAAGTTTATTGGTGTATTTGGCTCCTTTTCAAAGGATGCTTGTAAACCTTTAATCGAATATAATGGAGTGTttgatggcaaaaaaaaaaattattacagtAATTCTACAGAATTATTACCGATACCATATCTAATTCCGCATAAGAAATGTACGGACgtaattatagttttaaacttacaaaattAGTTCAATCTAttatttttcatcaattaaACTTACGCCACTatttaaggtaaaaaaaaagttaggtaTGTTTAACTGATTggtatgatttatttttgtgccAAACTGATTGGTAACACTTTTATAAGTATAAGTTTtagtattgttttgaataaataaaatttaaatatagaattctggtttaaaattttattaaacaaaacttaataaaataaacataatatttctataatggagaaataaaaaaacttactgTAAATTTCATAACAAGTACATATTATGGTATCCAATATTGTTAGTCTTTTGTCAAATATGAGGagttcatatttttaatatacatgcCTATAACTTTGTATTTGTAATTCAAATatagaccaaacaaaaaatttcaataactaataaataaataaatattaaatacaaaaaaaaaattggtacaattattaaaatggaaaataatatattcaaaagaaactatcccttaaaatatatataacattaacTCAACTTAACACATGCCATTTTTCATATTTGGGGTTAAGGATAAATTAGGTCAATAAGACAGTTAAAAAACACAATAACTTAGGTAACTAATCACAATCAATATAAACTTAGCTACACATTTTGGAAATCgaattttgaggtttttgagatttacatgtttattcaattattttgatatgaatCGATAATTTGGTATATAAACAAGAGGTATATTCAAAAAGAGGtatatttaaaatctataaCTTTTGTAAAGATTCCATGTTCTGTAAACGTTGTAGCTGATGGTCTAGCAAAAGATACTAggataaaaaaaagtcagacTTTGTAATATTATGGAACAATGTATGTTAATTTttactaaatataaaattatattgctgacaaaaaaaatttgcttaAGGTAAAAAacgttaaaaatattatgaataataatttatttaatttatatatattaaatcttagatttttggttttttggttcgGCAACTTCGGTTTCGATTACCAAACTCATTTTAAATGGAAAGTTCAGTTGttgacataaaataaaaatagggcGAATCTACATGCTTGGGATGTGTTCGCAGTTTCTACAAAACTACTTCTCCAACGGATTCATTCATTCGTACTTTTGTTAAACAAATGgatgattatttaatttagtcAAGTCATAATAAGAATTAATagtaaatgagaaagaaaaaaaagatacacattaataataatttaaaagtcACAAATGGTCCCCATACGTGTGATTCGGCAGGATACTTCCCAAGAGGCATACCACTATAGGCTCTCTCCTATATAACTTCATCTCCACCAACGATGCATTTTCGTCCTCAGATCTCAATCTCActcacaagagagagagagaaaaggctTAGTCTTGTACAATATTCAC
Coding sequences within:
- the LOC104743831 gene encoding nitrate reductase [NADH] 2-like, whose product is MAASVDNRQYARLEPGLNGVVRSYKPPVPGRSDSPKANQNQTINQTVFLKPATVHDDDEDVSSEDENETHNSNAVYYKEMIRKSNSELEPSILDLRDEYTADSWIERNPSMVRLTGKHPFNSEAPLNRLMHHGFITPVPLHYVRNHGHVPKAKWAEWTVEVTGFVKRPMKFTMDQLVSEFAYREFAATLVCAGNRRKEQNMVKKSKGFNWGSAGVSTSVWRGVPLCDVLRRCGIFSRKGGALNVCFEGSEDLPGGAGTNGSKYGTSIKKEYAMDPSRDIILAYMQNGEYLTPDHGFPVRIIIPGFIGGRMVKWLKRIIVTTQESDNFYHFKDNRVLPSQVDAELADEEGWWYKPEYIINELNINSVITTPCHEEILPINAFTTQRPYTLKGYAYSGGGKKVTRVEVTVDGGETWNVCELDHQEKPNKYGKFWCWCFWSLEVEVLDLLSAKEIAVRAWDETLNTQPEKMIWNLMGMMNNCWFRVKTNVCKPHKGEIGIVFEHPTLPGNESGGWMAKERHLEKSADAPPTLKKSVSTPFFNTTAKMYSTSEVKKHNSADSCWIIVHGHIYDCTRFLNDHPGGSDSILINAGTDCTEEFDAIHSDKAKKMLEDYRIGELITTGYSSDSSSILPKRHTTIGSLLYNFISTNDAFSSSDLNLTCKREREKA